A single window of Chloracidobacterium thermophilum B DNA harbors:
- the murA gene encoding UDP-N-acetylglucosamine 1-carboxyvinyltransferase, with product MPTRYDIVGGRPLQGTLRVSGAKNAALKMIVAALIADGTTTLHNVPRITDVEITLKLCEELGARYRWRDETTVEIDARNINNAVIPLKYSGSTRTPILFVSPLLHRLGKAELTTIGGCSIGPRPINYHIAGLRQLGAHVEEISRTSYRFQADRLHGNIINLEYPSVGATENLLMAAVGARGRTVIRNAAIEPEILNLAGMLQAMGAVVYQDVNRTWIVEGTTRFRAVEYEVMDDRIEAASFAACAVATGGEVLVKGAIQRDMVTFLDWLRKVGGEFDIYPDGIRFYRQDRLRPVNLETDVHPGFMTDWQPPFVVLLTQAEGISVVHETVYESRFGYVEALVSMGAHIQLTNDCLGSRECRFTNKNYLHSALISGPTLLRGGTLHIPDLRAGFAYVMAALIASGESQIYGTEFVQRGYANLIGKLREIGADISETPVETAESP from the coding sequence ATGCCAACTCGCTACGACATCGTCGGGGGACGCCCGTTGCAGGGCACGCTACGGGTTTCAGGCGCCAAAAATGCTGCCCTGAAAATGATCGTGGCGGCGCTCATCGCCGACGGCACGACGACACTGCACAACGTGCCGCGCATTACGGATGTCGAAATCACGCTCAAACTGTGTGAAGAACTCGGCGCGCGCTACCGGTGGCGGGATGAAACAACGGTTGAGATTGACGCCCGCAATATCAACAACGCCGTCATTCCCCTCAAATACAGCGGCTCGACCCGTACGCCGATTCTGTTTGTGTCGCCGTTGCTGCACCGGCTCGGCAAAGCTGAACTGACCACCATCGGGGGCTGCTCGATTGGGCCGCGCCCGATCAACTACCACATCGCCGGCCTGCGGCAGTTGGGAGCGCACGTTGAAGAAATCTCGCGGACGTCTTATCGGTTTCAGGCCGACCGGCTTCACGGCAACATCATCAACCTTGAATACCCCAGCGTCGGGGCGACGGAGAACCTGCTGATGGCGGCCGTCGGCGCGCGTGGGCGGACGGTCATTCGGAATGCCGCCATCGAACCGGAAATTCTCAATCTGGCCGGGATGCTCCAGGCCATGGGGGCAGTGGTCTATCAGGATGTCAACCGGACGTGGATTGTCGAAGGCACGACCCGTTTTCGGGCCGTTGAATACGAAGTTATGGATGACCGCATCGAAGCGGCCTCCTTTGCCGCCTGCGCCGTGGCGACGGGCGGTGAAGTGCTGGTCAAAGGGGCCATCCAGCGCGACATGGTGACGTTTCTGGACTGGCTGCGCAAAGTCGGCGGTGAGTTTGACATTTACCCGGATGGCATCCGGTTTTACCGCCAGGACCGGCTGCGTCCGGTCAATCTGGAAACTGACGTGCATCCCGGCTTTATGACGGACTGGCAGCCGCCGTTCGTCGTCCTGCTGACCCAGGCGGAAGGCATTTCGGTCGTTCACGAGACGGTCTATGAAAGCCGTTTTGGCTACGTCGAGGCCCTGGTTTCGATGGGCGCACACATCCAACTGACGAACGACTGTCTGGGCAGCCGGGAATGCCGCTTTACCAACAAGAACTACCTGCACAGCGCGCTGATTTCGGGGCCGACGCTACTGCGAGGCGGGACACTGCACATCCCTGACCTGCGGGCGGGCTTTGCCTACGTCATGGCGGCGCTCATTGCCAGCGGAGAGAGCCAGATTTATGGAACCGAGTTCGTGCAGCGGGGTTATGCCAACCTGATCGGCAAACTCCGCGAGATTGGAGCCGACATCAGCGAAACACCGGTGGAAACGGCTGAATCACCGTGA
- a CDS encoding SurA N-terminal domain-containing protein, which yields MGRHRQGRTGIWWRWRQAGRLGGRAGWLWLVSLWFVALWFAAGGAVGYAQSPGSNGREFLADRMVATVNGDVITQSDLVWFLAFDPDVNLVSISEADLQRVLAAKIDLLLLAQEAARFPLANLTAEEVAAAKQRLIKRFPSEAVFRERLELVGLDAETFERLIRERLQVEKYINFRFQTFVLVTDDDVLEYYATRVRPALAASGTVTPETPNDEQRALITEILSRERAEREQRQWLEAARRRADLVPIAPYARAVIGGQESRGAATPEAGPPPAP from the coding sequence ATGGGCAGACACAGACAGGGGCGTACCGGCATTTGGTGGCGCTGGCGGCAGGCCGGGCGGCTGGGTGGCCGGGCCGGATGGCTCTGGCTGGTGTCCCTCTGGTTTGTAGCCCTCTGGTTTGCGGCTGGCGGGGCAGTGGGTTATGCCCAGTCGCCGGGCAGTAATGGCCGGGAGTTTCTTGCCGACCGCATGGTGGCCACGGTCAACGGGGATGTCATCACCCAGAGCGATCTGGTGTGGTTTCTGGCCTTTGATCCCGATGTCAACCTGGTCTCGATTTCGGAGGCTGACCTGCAACGGGTTTTGGCAGCGAAAATTGACCTGCTGTTGCTGGCGCAGGAAGCCGCCCGCTTTCCGCTGGCCAACCTGACCGCCGAAGAAGTGGCGGCGGCCAAACAGCGCCTTATCAAACGTTTTCCTTCCGAAGCCGTCTTCCGGGAGCGATTGGAATTGGTTGGGCTGGACGCCGAAACCTTCGAGCGGCTCATCCGCGAGCGGTTGCAAGTGGAGAAGTACATCAACTTCCGGTTTCAGACCTTCGTACTGGTGACGGATGACGATGTGCTGGAGTATTACGCAACGCGGGTGCGCCCGGCGCTGGCCGCTTCCGGCACTGTGACCCCGGAAACACCCAACGACGAACAGCGGGCGCTGATTACGGAGATTCTGTCACGGGAACGGGCCGAGCGGGAGCAACGGCAGTGGCTGGAAGCGGCCCGGCGGCGGGCCGATCTGGTGCCCATCGCGCCCTACGCGCGGGCTGTCATTGGCGGGCAGGAGTCCAGGGGCGCAGCGACGCCGGAAGCCGGGCCGCCCCCCGCTCCGTAA
- a CDS encoding DUF5615 family PIN-like protein, with product MKFLADESVDRPIVERLRQEGHQVLYIAELKPGIPDDAVLNLANQETALLLTTDKDFGELVFRQRLHMHGVILIRLAGVTPVRKAELVALAVREHLSELPRSFAVIMPGIFRVRRVSE from the coding sequence ATGAAGTTTTTGGCTGACGAAAGTGTTGACCGCCCCATTGTGGAACGTCTGCGCCAGGAGGGGCATCAGGTTTTATACATTGCTGAATTGAAGCCAGGGATACCTGATGATGCTGTCTTGAACCTGGCGAATCAGGAGACGGCATTGTTGCTGACTACAGACAAGGATTTCGGCGAGCTGGTATTTCGTCAGCGCCTCCACATGCATGGAGTGATACTGATTCGTCTGGCAGGCGTGACACCCGTTCGCAAAGCGGAGTTGGTGGCTTTGGCTGTCAGGGAGCACCTGAGTGAACTTCCACGTTCCTTTGCAGTCATCATGCCAGGGATATTTCGTGTTCGCCGTGTCAGCGAGTAG
- a CDS encoding DUF433 domain-containing protein, with protein sequence MQKQWIVSNPKVMMGKPVIAGTRITVELILEKLAAGETIEQVLEAHPHLTREAILSALAFARDALRADVVYPLA encoded by the coding sequence ATGCAAAAGCAGTGGATCGTATCAAACCCAAAGGTGATGATGGGGAAACCTGTCATTGCTGGGACACGCATTACCGTTGAACTCATCCTGGAGAAACTCGCAGCGGGCGAAACAATAGAGCAGGTTCTTGAGGCACATCCCCACCTGACCCGCGAAGCCATCCTGTCCGCATTGGCATTTGCCAGAGACGCCCTGCGTGCAGATGTCGTTTACCCCCTGGCTTGA